In Zingiber officinale cultivar Zhangliang chromosome 1A, Zo_v1.1, whole genome shotgun sequence, a genomic segment contains:
- the LOC122038271 gene encoding uncharacterized protein LOC122038271 codes for MEAVRYSSWQEVVVSNGKGRRVVHYYLKGAGGRADLAVVGREKSSRHMSYVVPNQFVRSLIARPYFLQPSPSSSSSSLNSPPEAVSFKWRSRREVIDWLSSLVSDPIGTVSSPSPDRFGVGEDYETADMLNFKFPSEKRKHPSREFQWLGALWLCRKRKRHYRSFCKNGVTISVHDFIFVMVEENKRRVGYVDDLYEDSRSNKNMVVVRWFHEVDELGIVLPPDANDREIFFSLCLQDFSVECIDGLAAVLSPQHFEQFQNEARHTSWRPFMCHRQIDNDDIKPFNITQLQGYWSQEIVRSMSFTSPFKLRIKRSRPNSSFSEHKSSDVSVSGSKRKHLSQAESGHDAETSSVDKTRPVCSKSGRNPANTLSESALPTKELSEHKFQQQFHAGTHVEILSQDSGIRGCWFRCVIIKRHRDKVKVRYQDIQDPDESGNLEEWILLSKIAGPDSLVIHSERPIVRPKPLQGVSVCHFHVGAIVDAWWHDGWWEGIVIREESMGRLHVYFPGENCSSTFSEAQLRQSHDWISNKWNAIEDRVDIANSLLSGIKDSRLLASFKGNLTMQMVTNSLLAGGTASGGSSSDWEAGIPDLTKDYQFKLTWSSSKKRKHRREVNLNDASALKKRHRVTNSSSHQALEEHILCGSFVLPKSLTVDHENCKIGSDPLFSTPMALSSLVMSQ; via the exons AGGCAGGGCGGATCTGGCGGTGGTGGGCCGGGAGAAGAGCTCGCGACACATGTCTTACGTTGTCCCGAATCAGTTTGTTAGATCTCTCATCGCCAGGCCCTATTTCCTACAACCCTCACCctcttcgtcgtcgtcgtcgctgAACTCGCCGCCGGAGGCGGTCTCGTTCAAGTGGCGCTCGAGGAGGGAGGTCATCGACTGGTTATCTTCCCTCGTCTCAG ATCCCATTGGCACTGTATCTTCTCCTTCTCCTGATAGGTTTGGGGTTGGTGAGGATTATGAAACTGCAGATATGCTAAACTTTAAG TTTCCTTCAGAGAAAAGAAAGCATCCTTCAAGAGAATTTCAATGGCTAGGTGCCCTGTGGCtatgcagaaaaaggaaaaggcATTATCGATCCTTCTGCAAGAACGGAGTTACAATTTCG GTCCATGATTTTATCTTTGTTATGGTGGAGGAGAACAAGAGACGCGTTGgatatgtggatgatttatatGAAGACTCACGGAGCAACAAAAATATGGTTGTGGTACGATGGTTTCACGAAGTTGATGAACTTGGTATTGTTTTGCCTCCCGATGCTAATGACAGAgagattttcttttctctttgtcTTCAAGATTTCAGTGTTGAATGCATCGATGGGTTGGCTGCAGTCCTCAGCCCTCAGCATTTCGAACAATTTCAGAATGAGGCAAGGCACACCAGTTGGAGACCTTTCATGTGCCACAGGCAGATCGATAATGATGACATCAAACCATTTAACATAACTCAGCTCCAAGGCTACTGGAGTCAGGAAATAGTTCGTTCTATGTCCTTCACGTCGCCTTTTAAGTTGCGAATAAAGAGAAGCCGTCCAAACTCTAGTTTTTCTGAGCATAAAAGCAGTGATGTTTCTGTAAGTGGCTCCAAGAGGAAGCACCTTTCGCAAGCCGAGAGTGGTCATGATGCAGAAACTTCTTCCGTAGATAAGACAAGGCCTGTTTGCAGCAAGTCTGGAAGGAACCCTGCTAACACCCTTTCTGAATCTGCATTGCCAACAAAAGAATTATCCGAACACAAATTTCAGCAACAGTTTCATGCTGGGACTCATGTTGAAATACTTTCACAAGACAGCGGAATAAGAGGTTGCTGGTTCCGATGTGTGATTATAAAGAGGCACCGCGACAAGGTGAAGGTCCGTTACCAAGATATTCAAGATCCTGATGAGAGTGGCAATTTAGAG GAGTGGATTCTACTATCCAAAATTGCAGGACCTGATAGTCTCGTGATTCATAGTGAGAGGCCCATTGTTCGTCCAAAGCCTTTGCAGGGTGTATCAGTTTGCCATTTCCATGTTGGTGCTATTGTAGATGCGTGGTGGCATGATGGATGGTGGGAAGGTATTGTTATACGAGAAGAATCTATGGGGCGACTGCATGTATACTTTCCAG GAGAAAATTGTTCCTCTACTTTCAGCGAAGCTCAGCTGCGGCAGTCCCATGATTGGATCAGTAACAAGTGGAATGCTATAGAAGACAGGGTCGACATTGCCAACTCTCTGCTGTCTGGTATCAAGGATTCACGTCTTCTTGCCTCCTTCAAAGGGAACCTCACGATGCAAATGGTTACCAATAGCTTATTGGCTGGTGGCACAGCTAGCGGGGGTTCATCAAGTGATTGGGAGGCTGGCATTCCAGACCTGACCAAGGACTACCAGTTCAAGCTAACATGGAGttcatccaagaagaggaaacaTCGAAGGGAAGTGAATCTCAATGATGCTTCTGCTTTGAAGAAACGACATCGTGTGACTAACAGCAGTAGCCATCAGGCCTTGGAGGAGCATATTCTCTGTGGAAGCTTTGTGCTGCCCAAGTCATTGACAGTAGATCATGAGAACTGCAAGATTGGTAGTGATCCCCTTTTCAGTACGCCAATGGCTCTTTCCAGTCTGGTGATGTCCCAGTAA
- the LOC122038269 gene encoding uncharacterized protein LOC122038269, with translation MLDLWVIDSRGQMEKYGRGWTGFWYQHIGETKKVEHLSRAASDHCPLYISFPSFTMPRASFRFQKMWIKHRNFILRVQLNWMLPCSGFGLQKFQFKLKRLKTHLKWWNVEVFGNIFENVKKAEEDFELAEKAFDRSPTMENKIYMAKCQASLFHILDMEEMFWKQKAAMKWFGESERNTKFFHNLVRKRRMASRIFRIWDEGVCLEDNNLIQTSGVRFFEDLLTGEDFECDSVGMDIIPQLVSLEENQVLSALPSIEELKRVVWEISEDNAAGPDGFSAAFYVACWDIMKEDLYQAILEFFSRGFSP, from the coding sequence ATGCTGGATTTGTGGGTGATAGATTCACGTGGACAAATGGAAAAGTATGGAAGAGGTTGGACAGGGTTTTGGTATCAACATATTGGGGAGACCAAAAAGGTGGAACATTTAAGTAGGGCAGCATCAGATCATTGCCCTTTGTATATCTCTTTCCCTAGCTTTACTATGCCAAGGGCTTCATTCAGGTTTCAAAAAATGTGGATTAAACACCGTAATTTTATTCTTAGAGTACAATTGAATTGGATGTTACCATGTTCAGGTTTTGGACTTCAGAAATTTCAATTTAAGCTTAAAAGGTTGAAGACACATTTGAAATGGTGGAATGTGGAGGTATTTGGTAATATTTTTGAGAATGTTAAGAAGGCTGAAGAGGATTTTGAGTTGGCAGAAAAGGCTTTTGATCGCTCTCCAACGATGGAGAATAAAATTTATATGGCTAAATGTCAAGCTTCTTTGTTTCATATATTAGATATGGAAGAAATGTTTTGGAAACAAAAAGCGGCGATGAAATGGTTCGGAGAAAGTGAAAGGAATACTAAATTTTTCCATAATTTGGTAAGGAAAAGGAGGATGGCAAGCCGGATATTCAGGATTTGGGATGAAGGAGTTTGTTTGGAGGATAATAATCTTATCCAGACTTCTGGAGTTCGTTTTTTTGAAGACCTATTAACAGGGGAGGATTTTGAGTGTGACTCTGTAGGTATGGACATCATACCACAGTTAGTGAGTTTGGAAGAGAATCAAGTCTTGTCAGCATTACCATCTATTGAGGAGCTGAAACGAGTGGTATGGGAGATAAGTGAAGACAACGCGGCTGGTCCGGATGGTTTTTCTGCAGCTTTTTATGTGGCCTGCTGGGATATTATGAAGGAGGACCTGTACCAagctattttagaatttttttcaagGGGGTTCTCTCCCTAA